Proteins encoded in a region of the Desulfurobacterium atlanticum genome:
- a CDS encoding RluA family pseudouridine synthase, with translation MEFKVTQETSRKRLDQLISSVAEISRNQAKLLIEDGQVSVDGKIVKKPAYKVKEGETVAFEIPEPVPLEAKPENIPIEVIYEDKDVIVVNKPAGMVVHPAPGHYSGTLVNALLFHCRDLQGINGTLRPGIVHRIDKDTAGLLVIAKNDKAQQSLIEQFKNRTVGRFYRALIYGIPEKEKDRIVLPIGRDRINRKKFSPNTTSPKEAITNYKVLKKYEQLNFSDIKCKLETGRTHQIRVHMSNMGHPLLGDELYGFKYSKIKDKTLQNLIKESNMHALCAYYLSFKHPSTGKTMEFEIELPKKMRKILDYANKHN, from the coding sequence ATGGAGTTTAAAGTAACCCAGGAAACCAGCAGAAAAAGACTTGACCAGTTGATATCTTCAGTAGCTGAAATCTCAAGAAATCAGGCAAAGCTTTTGATAGAAGATGGACAGGTAAGTGTAGACGGAAAAATAGTAAAAAAGCCAGCATACAAAGTGAAAGAGGGAGAAACTGTAGCATTTGAAATTCCAGAACCTGTTCCACTTGAAGCTAAACCGGAAAATATACCCATTGAAGTAATCTATGAAGATAAAGATGTTATAGTTGTAAATAAACCTGCAGGAATGGTGGTCCATCCAGCTCCAGGACACTACAGCGGGACTTTAGTAAATGCGCTCCTTTTCCACTGCAGAGACCTTCAGGGAATAAATGGAACACTGCGCCCTGGAATAGTCCACAGAATAGACAAAGACACAGCAGGTCTTCTTGTGATAGCAAAAAACGATAAAGCCCAACAATCTCTTATAGAGCAGTTTAAAAACAGAACAGTAGGAAGATTCTACAGAGCACTTATTTACGGAATCCCTGAAAAAGAAAAAGACAGAATAGTTCTTCCTATTGGGAGAGACAGAATAAACAGAAAGAAATTCTCTCCAAACACAACATCCCCAAAAGAAGCCATTACAAACTACAAAGTCTTAAAAAAATATGAACAGCTAAACTTTTCCGATATAAAATGTAAACTTGAAACCGGTAGAACCCACCAGATAAGGGTGCACATGTCAAACATGGGACATCCACTACTTGGAGATGAACTTTACGGTTTTAAATATTCTAAAATAAAAGATAAAACGCTTCAAAATCTTATAAAAGAATCTAACATGCACGCCTTATGTGCTTACTATCTTTCATTTAAACATCCATCAACCGGAAAAACGATGGAATTTGAGATTGAACTCCCGAAAAAGATGAGAAAAATATTAGACTATGCAAATAAACATAATTAG
- a CDS encoding sensor domain-containing diguanylate cyclase, which translates to MEQKGTIVFCNLFSKNSIQEIIQNQEAQNYKFIVGMTSTSNIKNGILTSEPSKLSIPLKDVEFLVTEATEFNKEQAVSAAKHLKNFKPKIIIAFISDPSGRTEDFFKYFNSIYHNAPIVGGLASKPDDEDKTFVFSQNKILSSGIIFLALKGDIKVKTGYAFGWTHFKKKFKITKCYKNKIYEIENRPVTDFFSHYLGKSALYNLEVVTISFPLMVRRNGKLVARACIGIDDDGSMIFSGNFRENEFAYFGVGSERKIISEARKLWWEMAKFFPDRLLLFPCMVRKAFLGKKFHLETSLFSSICENAGGLTFGEVLTLNRKPILLNQTLTAVGLKFPSYKRKKQEIKIHVGQSSTDTNDDKIHPVIIEMLVHLANTVMRELEEKNRKIKILAETDSLTGLYNRRKIFERLEEEIARCERYGNPLSVIIFDIDFFKKVNDTYGHLIGDKVLKEIAKILKSNTRKPDIAGRYGGEEFIIILPHTDTEGAIKLAEKIRKLIENHNFGIGRKITISAGVTSYIPRDTVDSLISRADQALYKAKAEGRSRVCSL; encoded by the coding sequence GTGGAACAAAAAGGAACAATAGTCTTTTGCAATTTATTTTCAAAAAATAGCATACAAGAAATTATTCAGAATCAAGAAGCACAAAATTACAAATTTATTGTTGGAATGACATCCACTTCTAACATAAAAAATGGAATACTAACATCTGAACCATCAAAATTATCCATACCGCTAAAAGATGTTGAATTTCTTGTAACAGAAGCCACTGAATTTAACAAAGAACAAGCAGTATCAGCGGCAAAGCATCTTAAAAACTTCAAGCCAAAAATCATTATAGCTTTCATAAGTGATCCTTCAGGACGCACAGAAGATTTTTTTAAGTATTTCAACTCTATATATCACAATGCACCTATTGTAGGCGGGCTTGCATCAAAACCTGACGATGAAGATAAAACATTTGTTTTCTCCCAGAATAAAATACTATCATCAGGCATAATCTTTTTAGCTCTTAAAGGAGACATAAAAGTAAAAACAGGATACGCTTTTGGATGGACCCATTTTAAAAAGAAATTCAAAATAACAAAATGCTACAAAAATAAAATTTATGAGATAGAGAACAGACCTGTTACTGACTTTTTCTCCCACTATCTTGGAAAAAGTGCTCTTTATAATCTTGAAGTTGTAACAATATCATTTCCTCTAATGGTAAGAAGAAACGGGAAGCTTGTAGCAAGAGCCTGTATCGGAATTGATGATGATGGTTCAATGATTTTCTCCGGAAATTTCAGAGAAAATGAGTTTGCATACTTTGGAGTCGGAAGCGAAAGAAAAATCATCTCAGAAGCACGAAAACTATGGTGGGAAATGGCAAAATTTTTTCCAGATAGACTATTGCTTTTCCCATGTATGGTAAGAAAAGCTTTCCTTGGAAAAAAATTCCATCTTGAAACTAGCCTTTTCTCAAGTATATGTGAAAACGCTGGCGGATTAACTTTCGGAGAAGTTTTAACATTAAATAGAAAGCCTATCCTTTTAAATCAAACACTAACCGCAGTAGGATTAAAATTTCCTTCATACAAAAGGAAAAAACAGGAAATAAAAATACACGTTGGGCAATCTTCTACAGATACAAATGACGATAAAATCCACCCGGTAATAATAGAAATGCTTGTTCACCTTGCTAACACTGTGATGAGAGAACTTGAAGAAAAAAACAGAAAAATAAAAATTCTTGCAGAAACAGATTCATTAACAGGACTATACAACCGTAGAAAAATATTTGAAAGACTTGAAGAAGAGATAGCAAGATGCGAAAGATATGGTAACCCTTTATCAGTAATTATATTTGATATAGATTTTTTCAAAAAAGTAAACGATACATACGGTCATCTCATCGGAGATAAAGTTTTAAAAGAAATTGCTAAAATCCTTAAAAGCAATACACGAAAACCTGATATAGCAGGTAGATATGGTGGAGAAGAGTTTATAATCATCCTTCCTCATACAGACACCGAAGGTGCAATTAAACTTGCAGAAAAAATAAGAAAACTTATAGAAAACCACAACTTTGGCATAGGAAGAAAAATCACAATCTCTGCAGGAGTTACTTCCTATATTCCGAGAGATACTGTTGACTCTCTAATATCACGGGCAGACCAGGCCCTTTATAAGGCCAAAGCAGAAGGTAGAAGTAGAGTCTGTTCCCTATAA
- the gyrA gene encoding DNA gyrase subunit A has product MEQIIPIPIEEEMRQSYLDYAMSVIVGRALPDVRDGLKPVHRRILYSMHQLNLYPDKPYKKSARIVGECLGKFHPHGDSAVYDALVRMAQDFSMRYPLIDGQGNFGSVDGDSAAAMRYTEARLSKISMELLKDIEKDTVDFRPNFDESLTEPEVLPARFPNLLVNGSAGIAVGMATNIPPHNITEVCNAVKYLVDNENATTEELLQYIKGPDFPTGAEIINPEAILKIYQTGRGSVTLRAKHKVEELKKRTAIVITELPYQVNKASLIKQIAELVKEKKIEGIADIRDESDREGIRVVIELKRDATPEVILNKLYKFTPIQTNFSFNMIALVNGQPKLLNLKSYLSEFIKFRKEVILRRTAYELKKAEARLHILEGLKVALENIDRIITIVKGAESPETAKSILQNEFQLSEEQAKAILDMKLQRLTGLEREKIEEEYEKLKKDIEYYRFIINSEEEQKRLIKEDMDEIIKLYGDERKTEIVSKESQIDIESMIEDEEVVIFLTHKGFVKRVSASAYKTQGRSGTGTKGIKTREDDFVKEIITASSLDYLLIFTNRGKVYWLKAYEIPKSERATRGQSIRGLLQGLSGGENVSKIIPVKDFNQNLDLFFVTAKGYVKRTPLKDFSHPRSTGITAINMEPDDKLIYIGLVSEKDNVILISRKGRAIRFSIQDVRQMGRTARGVRGILLDQNDDSVVAATVIHPDDRYLLIVTEKGYGKRVALSEFPIQRRGGKGVIAAKLNEKTGKIADAITLKDDENIVIVSKKGKVIKLNAGQISIIGRITRGVRVQRLSDDDSVVAVSKVEEEEVEDA; this is encoded by the coding sequence ATGGAACAGATTATTCCCATTCCCATAGAAGAGGAAATGAGACAATCCTACCTTGATTACGCAATGAGCGTAATTGTAGGTAGAGCTCTTCCTGATGTAAGGGACGGCCTTAAGCCGGTTCATAGAAGAATCCTTTACTCAATGCATCAATTAAACCTTTACCCAGATAAACCTTACAAAAAGAGTGCAAGAATAGTTGGTGAATGCCTTGGTAAATTTCATCCTCACGGAGATAGTGCAGTTTATGATGCTCTTGTAAGAATGGCACAAGATTTCTCAATGAGATATCCTCTTATAGATGGACAGGGAAACTTTGGCTCTGTTGATGGAGACTCTGCTGCAGCCATGAGATATACTGAAGCCCGCCTTTCAAAGATATCCATGGAACTTTTAAAAGATATAGAAAAAGATACGGTTGATTTTAGGCCAAATTTTGACGAAAGTCTCACAGAACCTGAAGTTTTACCCGCAAGATTTCCAAATCTTCTTGTCAACGGTAGTGCAGGAATAGCCGTTGGAATGGCAACAAATATTCCTCCACACAACATAACAGAAGTTTGTAATGCAGTTAAATATCTTGTTGACAATGAAAACGCAACGACAGAAGAACTGCTTCAATACATAAAAGGTCCTGACTTTCCGACAGGAGCAGAGATAATAAATCCTGAAGCAATTCTAAAAATTTACCAGACAGGAAGAGGCAGTGTAACATTAAGAGCAAAACATAAAGTTGAAGAGTTAAAGAAAAGAACAGCCATTGTTATAACTGAGCTTCCATACCAGGTTAACAAAGCATCTTTAATAAAACAGATAGCAGAGCTTGTAAAAGAGAAAAAAATAGAAGGTATTGCTGACATAAGAGATGAATCGGACAGAGAAGGGATAAGAGTTGTTATAGAACTTAAAAGGGATGCAACACCTGAAGTTATCTTAAACAAACTTTACAAATTCACCCCTATTCAGACAAATTTTAGTTTTAATATGATAGCTCTTGTAAACGGCCAACCAAAACTACTTAACCTGAAATCATACCTTTCTGAATTCATCAAATTCAGAAAAGAGGTAATTTTAAGAAGAACAGCCTACGAGCTAAAAAAAGCTGAAGCAAGACTTCACATACTTGAAGGATTGAAAGTCGCCCTTGAAAACATAGACAGAATAATAACAATTGTAAAAGGAGCAGAAAGTCCAGAAACTGCAAAATCCATATTGCAAAACGAGTTCCAACTTTCAGAAGAACAGGCAAAAGCTATTCTTGATATGAAACTTCAAAGACTAACAGGTCTTGAAAGAGAAAAGATAGAAGAGGAATATGAAAAACTCAAGAAGGACATAGAATACTATAGATTCATAATTAACTCAGAAGAGGAGCAGAAAAGATTAATTAAAGAGGATATGGATGAAATCATAAAACTTTACGGTGATGAAAGGAAAACAGAAATAGTCTCAAAAGAATCCCAGATAGACATAGAATCCATGATTGAAGATGAAGAAGTTGTAATATTCCTTACTCATAAAGGCTTTGTTAAACGCGTCTCTGCAAGTGCCTACAAAACACAGGGAAGAAGCGGCACAGGAACAAAAGGAATAAAAACACGAGAAGATGATTTTGTAAAAGAGATTATTACAGCCTCATCACTTGACTATCTTTTAATATTCACAAACAGAGGTAAAGTTTACTGGCTTAAAGCTTACGAAATTCCAAAATCTGAAAGGGCAACAAGAGGTCAATCCATAAGAGGGTTACTTCAGGGTCTTTCAGGTGGTGAAAACGTTTCAAAAATCATCCCTGTAAAAGATTTCAACCAGAATCTTGACCTTTTCTTTGTAACAGCAAAAGGATATGTGAAAAGAACACCTTTAAAAGATTTTTCTCACCCACGCTCAACAGGAATAACAGCGATAAACATGGAACCTGATGATAAGCTAATATACATAGGTCTTGTCTCTGAAAAGGATAATGTTATCCTGATTTCACGTAAAGGAAGAGCCATAAGATTTTCTATCCAAGATGTACGCCAGATGGGAAGAACAGCAAGAGGTGTAAGAGGCATCCTTCTTGACCAGAATGATGACTCTGTGGTTGCTGCAACAGTTATCCATCCAGACGACAGATATCTTTTAATCGTTACCGAAAAAGGTTACGGAAAAAGAGTGGCTCTATCAGAATTTCCGATTCAAAGAAGAGGCGGAAAAGGAGTTATAGCAGCTAAGTTAAATGAAAAAACAGGAAAAATAGCAGATGCAATAACTCTCAAAGACGATGAAAACATCGTTATAGTATCCAAAAAAGGCAAAGTGATAAAACTAAATGCAGGACAGATAAGCATAATAGGAAGAATTACAAGAGGAGTAAGGGTACAAAGACTTTCCGATGATGATAGTGTTGTAGCTGTATCAAAGGTTGAAGAGGAGGAAGTAGAAGATGCTTGA